In the genome of Lathyrus oleraceus cultivar Zhongwan6 chromosome 4, CAAS_Psat_ZW6_1.0, whole genome shotgun sequence, the window CCTAAGGAATTTGTAAACATGTCCACGCTTGCTTCCGTTCCAATCGCTGCATTAGATAGAACATGAAGTTGACAACATAAGGACATCTGACTCAGTAGCAATAGTAACATCACAAGAAAACCAACAATAAACTCACCCGCATAGAATAATAGGCAGCGGTTTGAGCCTGTTTTCTCTCTGATACAATTCCACATATTGTAATATTTGATAAACCTACAAGTAGACAAATGAAAGGAAAATTTTAGGATTGAAAGAtgccaaaaaaaaaagagaataagAAAGAATTTTGTATTGCTGCGAATTCACATACCTGATCCAATCTCACTATAGACAGACTTGAATCATGAGGAAAAAGCAAGTGTGTATTCACAATCAGAAACTCTTGGTGAACACTGTCTTTTTGGTTTTGTAAAATGGGATTAACTGATTGAACATGTAACAACTGAGCAACACGGTCACCGCAATCATTGAAAAGCAATTCTCGATAATTTATGACACTTAAATGTTCTTTGTGAATAGCAGTCAGCAGACCTGCAAAATAAATGTCAAACTTTGAGCCATAGAACAACAATACTAGGAGAAACATAGATTTTGGATTCTGATTGAGAAAAAACCTCAAAACCAAAGTTTTAAATTGCAGTTTGCGGCCACACCAACTATATTCGTCTCAGTTTGCTACAACATCATGGATAATTGATGTAACTGTGACTGCAATTGCAATTTAAAACCTGGCTCAAAAGTCAAAACAATCCCACAAATAGACATGAAGCATTATCAATTTGGCACTAATCACCAATAATGAAGCAAGTAGTGTTTCAATTGGAAATCCAAAAAATTTAAATGAGCAAGACAATGAAAGTCATTCTCACACTCTTACCATCTCCACGGTTGTTGGTTCGAGCAAGCTTGATGAGTTGGTAGCCAGCATCCCCAAGTCTCTCCTCATACATGTGAACTAGTTCTTCACTTCCAACCCAAAATTCCTACAAGATAAACAAATTAATAAACATCATGATAACATGGAATAAATCATGTAGATTGAACTATCACTAGTCAATTGCTGATAGCAATAAATAGCAGTTTGTTCAAATTCTGCTATGCTTCAGCGCTATAAAGCTGTGATGGCACCACTATTTGACAACACTTTATAAACAATTACGCACGCTAAGCTCACTATATGCACTATTTCACAATCAATAAGAGACACTACTACCCTGTCTCCACCACTAAATAGAAAGGACAAAATCAGTACCTGTAGGCACATGATAGAAGATGACTCGGAAAGCAATGAATCAAGAATCCTTTGATTCCTAGCCAACCAAAATGATCTGAAATCACTTTCTCTAAGTCCTTGATTCTgttcaaaacaaaacacacaaaaTCAGAACGAAACACTCTAAAAAAACACACCTTTTAAGACATAACATAAACTACAAATATAACAGAAAACGAACAAAACAAAACCTGTGGATCAATCCGTTTGTAAATAGGAGCGAGGATATTAAAAGTAGTGAATGAAACACAAGAAGAGTCTTTATCAACAACATCCACCATTGATGAAAAACAACCACTTTTATTAATTCTAGAAAATTCTCCATCAcagttattattattattatagtcATTAATAACAACATTATGAGAAGAACAAGAACCACTGTTCCCTCTTCTCAAATTGAACTTGGAGCCAGCAGCTACCACCTAAAATCACATTCAGATATCAAAAACCCTAATTAGTAAAAACATCAAAATTAGGAAAAATCATAATAATAAAACTTAATCTGGATTTGAGATATAGAATCAGTTACCATTCTGAAGATTCTCGCCACGGTAACAAAGTGTGAGGGATTGTAGATGGAATAAGGGAAGGGAAGAATGTAGATTCTGTTATCGCTTTATATCTATGGtttcagagagagagagagagagagagagagagagagagaggacAAGTTGAGTTTCAGGGTTCGATTGCAGTAGCGTGTGCTTATTCATGTCGCGTATATATGCTGTTAAATATGATAAGCTTATTATTAAggttttatttatttattctaaaCTTGAAACTTTTAATAATTGTGGATTCAAATAATATAATAATTGTCGGCAGAAGAATGTAACAGAATGACTTTAAATAAAAACCGTTTATTCCCTTTTCGCCTATTTTTTTTTTTGGTGAATTATTccaatttgtttttttttttatcatGAGTATTTGGTCCATTagatttaatttgatttggaTTCAGTTTTGGTATTAAAAGTGGTTGAAAAAATTTTAATCCACTCTATATATTTAATACGCATCAGGTAAAAATGctaaaatatttttatattttggAAATTATCTTCGAACACACTTAAAATACACATAACTTATGTTAATTCTAAGTGACATCCTAATAATTGAATTTTTTaaattcggagatgcatctccgaaatataTCTGTAGATACATCTGTGTAACATATGTGCACAAAATATTTCACGGTAGCAaactcatagcactgaactttCTTGTATAATTGTTATGTTGTTTCCCTCGGAGGCACTTGAATAGGAAGTAATTTCATCATTTAGACTAAACGGTAGGAAGATTCTCCATAAGGGAAAAATAAAATTACAAACCATCAAATGTTAAGTCTTAGAACTCATATAGTGTTTCACTAAGATAAAGTTAATTCCTAAAACAAATCATTAAGCAACACATTCATTTCCAATTAAAATGAACTCCGATTTTAAGTTTCAAATAGAAGAGTAAACAGTGTTGATTCCGCTTATCGCAGGAGCAGAGTACAATCAAACACATCAAGATCTCAATCCTAAGTGTATATGAAAAAAGAACTAGAAGTACAATACTCACATATATGAAGTTATTTTCCTACAATTGGTTTTCATCTTCCAACACTGCAATTGTCAAAATTCATTGGGTTGAAAAATTTTAAAGATGCATTTCCGAAATAATTTTTGTGTTAATCTAGGGTGACACTCGTTTGGTGCGTCATAAAACCGATATATGGTGCGTCCGAAGATCGACTGAGTTTCCCTTCAGTTAAGAAACAACGCATTCGGAGTATTAGAGGTTGTTTGATCAAGATCAAACGATTTAGATTTAAGTTTGATATTtcaaattaaaaattaaaattaaaatagataTTTTATTGAATTATCAGATCTTAATTGAATGGTCATTAATGATCCAAATGTGTGAATGTGTGAACTCGGTGACTAGGGtgaatttattttcttttaagATACACCACTATCAAGTTATACATACCAAAGTAATGTCGGTGTAATTAAGGATTTAATCCAATTTTTATAAAGGAATTATTTGTCCCATTTTGAATGGTGAAAAAATATCTTTAAAACCTCTCGGATTTTATAAATGCATTTTTTGACGCACTTTGATCACACCAAAACAAGTTTTAAAGTGGGTCTCACTCTATTTTTTCACAATATTTAGTCTGGAGATGCACTTCGAATTCACCTTATGCGCATCCAATGCATTCCTAACTGAGACACACTCATCTTGACATAAATTTATCTGGAGATGTAACTCCGTATTCACCCAAGAGATAATACAAATATGCATTTCCATCTTTTCACCCCATTTAAAGTGAGTCTCACTCCATTTATTTCACAATATTTAGTCTGGAGATGCACTTATGGATTCACCCTATAAGTAACTCATGTATTTCTAACTGAGACACATTCATTTTGACATAAATTGATTTGGAGATGCAACTCTGTATTCACTCAAACTGAATACGAAGATGTATTTTTGTATTCACATCAGACAATaaattttgactttgttttagAGATACACAAATGTAATTGACGATGTATTATTATTATACATTCATATTAAATTCTATATAAATTAAACCATACACTTAGCAAATAATATGAAAATTTATCAAATAATATGAAATTTTCATATATGGATAAATAAATCTAGAATCCATAATGAAGTTAAAATAAATTACAAACGATAATAATACTCTTAATACAAATAATATATATTATTGTGTATATCGGACCCATGCCCCTCTGTTCTGATGTTGTCTCATGTACTGCAATGTCGTCTTGCCTCATCAAGGATGACATCTATAATGTCCATCCCCTTAGAGCCTTCTGAAAATACTCATTTGTCTCTATCCGTCTGCGCAATATCCATAATACATTGACATCTAGGCAGCACGTCAATAGCATGATTTGCCTTAACCTCCTTCTTCCCCTCTAGTATCTCTTGATGAGCTGACCTAGGTAGATCTCCCGGATCATCTGATGTCATATAAGGATGTGACAACCTAAAATACCACTGGATGTAGCCGTATGCAACACTCCAAACCTTACGAGCTAGGATACTTTGTGCCTCATCTGATACCAGATGATTAAGGAAATCATTATACATGACATCTATATCTCTGCGTGCCATAGCAGGAAGAGCAAAATCAGAGGGTTCTCTAGGAACAAACTACATGTAGTTGAATTATTGTATGACGTGCTCAGGAATATGTAGATACATCAGATGTGACCCGCAAACCAAACATCCATAGTAGAAGACTATGTCGTTCAAGGGGCTCATTTTACACTAATTAGTGTACGCGTGGAAGTGTATATTCTTTGCTACCAAGAAGTCAAGATACACTCAAGAGGGCCCCTAATGCCTTCCTCTCGCCCAGATATAAGAAACATGGGAAAAGATGTTTCTTTGGCAGAGAGAAGTTAGGGTCAGTAATTGGACCATGTCTCCCTATGAAATAGGGATTTAACGGTCCACCATTGATTGAGTGGGTGGTGACCCTTCTCAAGGAAACCCTGGGCCCAAGGCCTCTATAAATACCTTTCCCCTAAATGGGAGATAGAGAGATCATAACTTACGTATACCACCCAAAGCATAAAGCTAATATACATATCATTTCACCTCACATGAGCAGGTCCTCTAAAATCACTGGAACATCACCATACAGGGCCTCTCATCGTTGCAGACAAACTATAATTGTTATAAACCTACTAAGTCCTCTGAGTATATCCTACCCTCGTAGGGATAACATCCACTAATGTACTTTTTGACCAATACAATGGAGCTCATCGTGGGGCTCTGGTAAAACTAACATGGGTCACACCTCTCTCATTCTCACTTCTTCCATCTTCTCTCTAAAGATGGACGATAAAACTTTACACTCTAATACAAACACCATAGTCAGAGGTTTCGTTGGTTGAAGTAATTCTAGCTCCTCCCGAAGGAAACACACAAGGAATGTGCTTGCTGCAAATGTGATATCTTTTGGTTCCCCCATAGGCGAGCGATGGGAAACAAGGGTTAACACCATCTTTTCTGACAGGGACACCATCACAGGTTAACCCTCATGATAATGATCCTCAAGTCATCACTGTAAAACATTACAATTGGGATATCAAACGAGTATTGGTAAATTCTGGGAGCTTTGATGATGTCCTATTTTGGGATgctttccaaaaattccaactCAATCCTAACAATGTCAAAATGTTTAGTGGCTTGTTAATAGGATTATCAAGCGAACAAGTACAAGTAAGGGGCCACATGACCTGTAGACAATATGTGGCAAGGGAGTAAACGCCAAGAAGATATAAGTCATCTACCTTATTATGGATGCCCTATCTCCCTATAATATCATCCTAGGTTGACATGTCATCATTGCACTAAGGGTGGTTATTTCCATGCAGTACTTGGTCCTGAAGTACCCGCTGCTTGAAGGCCAGGTAGACACGATTCGAGGAGACCACTAGATTGCTCAAGAATGCTATAAGAATAGCCTGGTGATAGAGACGAAAGAGCTCACCCTAGTGGGCGCCcccttttgaagttcaaaataCATACCTTGATTATTGGGATCCTATGTTAGGTGTAGACGTTGAAAGGATCACACCCACACAAGACTTAAAAGAGGTCTGAATAGGCCCTTTCTTCCATTAGGTGACAAAGATAGGTACTTCGCTTACCGATGAAGAAGAATGTGAGATAGGCGACCTACTCATTAAAGATTTCGACATGTTCTCCTAGGACGCCTTTGATATGCATGGGATAAACACTAAGGTGGTGATTCGTCACCTCGTCATCCACCCTTCTGCTAAACCATTCGCATAGAGGAAGCGGAAAGTTGACGAGGAAATGAGAGTCGCCATTAACGAGGAAGTAGGCAAACTATCTGACGCCGGTTTAATTACAAAAACTAAGTACCCTACTTGGTTAGCTAACATGGTTTTGGTAAGGAAAGCAAACAACAAATGGTGCATGTGGGCGGACTTCACCGACCTGAACGTCGCATATCCTAAGGACTCGTATCCACTACCAGGCATCAACTTATCGATGGATCCTTAGGATATCGCGTTTTGAGGTTCATGAATGCATACTTATGGTATAACCAGATTCTGATGGGTCCCATAGATGCCCTTAAAATAACCTTCATGTTAAATCATAGCAACTACTACTAAAATGTCATGTCCTTCAGCCTCAAGAATGTTGGCGCCACTTACCAGCGGCTCATGTAGATGAAACATATTTTTCGTGGCCTCGCCTATAGTTAATAGGACTAAACCTTGAAGAAAATTTATTTAATACTACCTCAACTTTCTTATCTTGCTATGCATAATCAATACCATTCAAGTTCTTAGTATTAAAGTGTAGGTGTCAATCCAAGACGATGTTCGACTTGGAAATCGATAATATAGTCAATTAAAAAGAAGTTTACAAGTTGGAAAGGGAGAAATCTATCGATAGAAAATCGGGTAACATTTCTTAAGTATATTATAAATAATTtatcattattatatatattCTCATTCTTCACATCCCCTATGAGTGCATCAATAAAATCATCAAATACAATGAAACTGAGAGGTGACTTGGAAGAGAGAAAGACTAATTTGATGAGTTAGTGGAGTAAATATGCAAACATAAAAAAGGAGGTGGGATGGGAGTGAAGAACTGAAGTCTTCAACGTATCTCTTTTAACTATGCGAAAATGGAAATGTTTCAATGAAAGCAATTCTCCTTGAACTAAGATTTTAAAATTCATATATAGTAATTTAACTAACAAGTTTTTATGTAGAGACAACAATGTGTTTGACAAGAAAGAATCCAATTTATGGATAGATCTACTTTTACTAGAAAGTCATGGTGAATCGAGAGCAAACTATTTTTGCCAACAATATTTGTGTTAATTAGGGGATGATGCCACTATATCATTATGGTCGGAAAAGTGGATTTGGGACACCCCCTTAAAGGAGGTAAACCCATCTTTATTTTCTTTAGTTGAAGATAAGAACAAGAAAATATCAGAAATGGGCAGCTTTTCAAAAGATTCTTGATTTTCGAGGATTGAGTGCAGTAGAGAACTAAACAACCAAGAGCCCAAATTAATGGTTGAATTGAAAGCCTTATTAATTGGAATCGATCCATCTCATAAAGTACAAGATAAAAGAATATGTGTTGCAGACATCATCAAAGGATTTTTTTTGTTAAATCTTCACACCATAATATAATGTCAAGTACGCAACATAACAATTTGCCAACGCGACTTATAGATGaacttttatttatt includes:
- the LOC127076166 gene encoding uncharacterized calcium-binding protein At1g02270 isoform X2, coding for MVVAAGSKFNLRRGNSGSCSSHNVVINDYNNNNNCDGEFSRINKSGCFSSMVDVVDKDSSCVSFTTFNILAPIYKRIDPQNQGLRESDFRSFWLARNQRILDSLLSESSSIMCLQEFWVGSEELVHMYEERLGDAGYQLIKLARTNNRGDGLLTAIHKEHLSVINYRELLFNDCGDRVAQLLHVQSVNPILQNQKDSVHQEFLIVNTHLLFPHDSSLSIVRLDQVYQILQYVELYQRENRLKPLPIILCGDWNGSKRGHVYKFLRSQGFVSSYDIANQYTDSFADAHKWVSHRNHRGNICGVDFIWLCNPNQTRKPLKTSWAEAVFSILKFQLRKVLLSEDDAFTFLKGDNCADSVKAFTFLKGNNCVDAVTYVRFSEALHQVKLIGVPYGLCFQQLQDLWNQADVDGNGVIDFEEFKQKIWNSTCSEHMLENINGCMENSNTGQEQEAIGFKVKNAMLFPREMEKGLWPEDYSLSDHARLTVVFSPAKMSRPSL
- the LOC127076166 gene encoding uncharacterized calcium-binding protein At1g02270 isoform X1: MVVAAGSKFNLRRGNSGSCSSHNVVINDYNNNNNCDGEFSRINKSGCFSSMVDVVDKDSSCVSFTTFNILAPIYKRIDPQNQGLRESDFRSFWLARNQRILDSLLSESSSIMCLQEFWVGSEELVHMYEERLGDAGYQLIKLARTNNRGDGLLTAIHKEHLSVINYRELLFNDCGDRVAQLLHVQSVNPILQNQKDSVHQEFLIVNTHLLFPHDSSLSIVRLDQVYQILQYVELYQRENRLKPLPIILCGDWNGSKRGHVYKFLRSQGFVSSYDIANQYTDSFADAHKQWVSHRNHRGNICGVDFIWLCNPNQTRKPLKTSWAEAVFSILKFQLRKVLLSEDDAFTFLKGDNCADSVKAFTFLKGNNCVDAVTYVRFSEALHQVKLIGVPYGLCFQQLQDLWNQADVDGNGVIDFEEFKQKIWNSTCSEHMLENINGCMENSNTGQEQEAIGFKVKNAMLFPREMEKGLWPEDYSLSDHARLTVVFSPAKMSRPSL